The Prosthecobacter algae genome has a segment encoding these proteins:
- a CDS encoding substrate-binding domain-containing protein produces MTPSIPQRSSLVAETLRVLREAITSGRWKDELPGERRLCEEWHISRPTLRAALTALAAEGRVIIAQGKPTRVCAQPSPAATVAGQPQPLTVCLLSPEPLHAMPPFVLLWVDELRSQLASEGHLLQVHVGRAWSGGKNPARALQSLTATVPAAAWVLYRSTEAMQQWFEQRQIPCVVVGSVFKGLSLPSVDRDHRAVCRHAVGLMAARGHQRLALLIQEPQYAGDRESEAGFEEGLQAAAARGVTGHIQRHDGSREGLLKALDRLVSARQRPHALLIARTSSALTVCTALLQRGLRIPQDVALICRDDDVFLDETLPQIARYSITAGTFAKRIFRLVRQPGARGDTKVMPEFVKRESL; encoded by the coding sequence ATGACTCCCAGCATCCCCCAACGATCCTCCCTCGTGGCTGAAACCCTGCGTGTGCTGCGGGAGGCCATCACCAGCGGTCGCTGGAAGGATGAACTGCCAGGAGAACGCCGCCTGTGTGAGGAGTGGCACATCAGCCGGCCGACGCTGCGTGCGGCGCTGACAGCCCTGGCCGCGGAAGGCCGGGTGATCATCGCGCAGGGCAAGCCCACTCGTGTCTGTGCGCAGCCGAGCCCGGCGGCCACGGTAGCAGGACAGCCGCAACCTTTGACGGTCTGCCTGCTGAGCCCGGAGCCGCTGCATGCGATGCCGCCCTTTGTTCTACTGTGGGTGGATGAACTGCGCAGCCAATTGGCCAGCGAAGGCCACCTGCTGCAGGTGCATGTGGGCCGCGCCTGGTCTGGTGGCAAGAATCCGGCACGGGCGCTGCAATCGCTGACGGCCACCGTGCCAGCGGCCGCCTGGGTGCTGTATCGCAGCACGGAGGCCATGCAGCAGTGGTTTGAGCAGCGGCAGATTCCCTGCGTGGTGGTGGGGTCCGTCTTCAAGGGCCTGTCCCTGCCCTCGGTGGACCGGGATCACCGGGCGGTGTGCCGCCATGCGGTCGGCCTCATGGCGGCACGCGGGCACCAGCGGCTGGCCCTGCTGATCCAGGAACCGCAGTATGCGGGGGACCGCGAGAGCGAGGCGGGTTTTGAAGAGGGATTGCAGGCAGCGGCGGCACGGGGCGTGACCGGGCACATCCAGCGCCACGATGGCAGCCGCGAAGGCCTCCTGAAGGCTCTGGACCGGCTGGTCTCCGCCCGCCAGCGGCCACATGCCCTGCTGATCGCCCGCACCTCCAGCGCCCTGACGGTGTGCACCGCCCTGCTGCAGCGCGGGCTGCGGATTCCGCAGGATGTGGCGCTGATCTGCCGGGATGACGATGTCTTTCTGGATGAGACCCTGCCGCAGATTGCCCGCTACAGCATCACGGCGGGGACCTTCGCCAAACGCATCTTTCGCCTGGTGCGACAGCCCGGCGCGAGGGGCGATACCAAGGTCATGCCGGAATTTGTCAAACGAGAATCATTGTGA
- the rplI gene encoding 50S ribosomal protein L9 — protein sequence MANVQVILKEKIKNLGAEADVVHVKRGFARNFLVPQGKAYEATAGNLRNINHLKAARAEREAKELQEAEKTASKLKKLKLKLTLQTGQGGKAFGSITNMDIAKAVAESSAKVELDRHLIQLEKPIKSTGVFEIPVKLHADVSCFLKLTVVADSDAAAGDTEEVAE from the coding sequence ATGGCAAACGTTCAAGTAATACTCAAAGAGAAGATCAAAAACCTCGGTGCCGAGGCTGATGTCGTGCATGTAAAGCGTGGTTTTGCACGCAATTTCCTCGTCCCACAGGGCAAGGCATACGAAGCTACGGCAGGCAATCTTCGCAACATCAACCATCTGAAGGCCGCACGCGCTGAGCGTGAAGCCAAGGAACTGCAGGAAGCGGAGAAGACCGCCTCCAAGCTGAAGAAACTGAAGCTGAAGCTCACCCTTCAGACGGGCCAGGGCGGCAAAGCCTTTGGTTCCATCACCAACATGGACATCGCCAAGGCCGTGGCCGAAAGCTCTGCCAAGGTGGAACTCGACCGTCACCTGATCCAGCTCGAGAAGCCGATCAAGAGCACGGGCGTCTTCGAAATCCCGGTGAAGCTGCACGCTGACGTGAGCTGCTTCTTGAAGCTGACCGTGGTCGCCGATTCCGACGCCGCTGCTGGTGACACCGAAGAAGTTGCTGAATAA
- a CDS encoding PVC-type heme-binding CxxCH protein yields MTLRFLLSLTCLLASPALAAPVSLFDGKTFQGWEGETSKVWRIVDGTIVGGSLAGNPQNEFLATKKPYRNFHLKLEYKLTGTEGFVNGGVQFRSVRIANPPNEMFGYQADIGAGYSGCLYDESRRKVMLAKAVKEIIEKAEKPGEWNTYEIIAEAERIRILVNGVRTVDYTERAPDIAPKGLIALQIHGNCKAEIAFRNIVIDEMPDALVPGQKEILNRFGDPDAAQAPAQPFKDGKFAVQPGEILVMAGQTNLVREQKSGELEAAMTQGLAEKALRFRSMAWEGDTVYEQWRDLNFGDWKGQLQAVGAGTVIAQFGQVESFDGKARLAEFQSAYHRLLDQFSAVTPRLILIGPMPFEKTDAPHAPDLTLRNDDVALYANAVRDIAKQRGAIYVDLYTPLSERNSSAPRLTDNGLHLNEEGLKVVARLVAGQLGISTSEADDLTKLKAAIVEKNRLWFDCWRPANWSFVYGDRVTQMFGKPAEAAPSLRESFESYKPLVAKMDARIAAIAKGQPESEETAIPEPPKAAPAPVLTPTQQMAAFTVAEGYEINLFASEAQDVAKPTQFSWDERGRLYVACSPTYPHTLPGVKPSDYILILEDSDGDGQADKSTRFAEGLTMVQGVEPGDGGVYVCDFDQILHLKDTDGDGKADVKTVLYSGFGIGDTHQLVNSICHGPDGTLWFTQGLHAYSRVETSHGLAVLEKAGVWRYNKRTEKMDAFFNGGKAGHNCWGVAFDDYNQVFHKSGDRPAGYFSTPGLIAMKDPDEYHPTGMLFDTSPKTNSIEIIGTRALPDDIQGTALIGGYFGSVVELHRFADAGSGYQTTQLPKLVKSSDPSFRPVDVSVGPDGAMYLCDWFNPVIGHYQASYADPRRDRVHGRIWRITAKGRALVKQPALADMKPAQLLEQLASPERWTRYQAKRLLFDGLTKDVIPAAEAFVAKTQDEHQLMEVCGVYEAHQSPNPVLLKRLLTAKDARVRAYGARVAGAWADHLPDALTLLTQAARDEHPRVRLEAVVACARIPKPESVEVATLVLEKPTDKFLDYALRQAVRALQPEWQPVLAKLTFHGQAAQADYVRKIAQAAPVVAHPGKAVYDALCLNCHQPEGKGLPGVYPSIAGTDWVNGDAARLIKIVLHGLSGPIHVDGAEFKQVAPLPMPPMGLDDQQMADVLTYVRSQFGNQAPAVTPDEVKKVRAATSERSGLWTEEELK; encoded by the coding sequence ATGACGTTGCGTTTTCTCCTCTCCCTCACCTGCCTGCTGGCCTCCCCGGCCCTGGCGGCCCCTGTGTCCCTGTTTGATGGCAAGACCTTCCAAGGCTGGGAGGGCGAGACCTCCAAGGTATGGCGCATTGTGGATGGCACCATTGTGGGTGGATCCCTGGCGGGGAATCCGCAGAACGAGTTTTTGGCGACAAAAAAGCCTTACCGGAATTTCCACCTGAAGCTGGAGTACAAGCTGACCGGCACCGAGGGTTTTGTGAATGGCGGCGTGCAGTTCCGCAGCGTGCGCATTGCCAATCCGCCTAACGAAATGTTCGGCTACCAGGCAGACATCGGGGCTGGCTACAGCGGCTGCCTTTACGATGAATCCCGCCGCAAGGTGATGCTGGCCAAGGCGGTGAAGGAGATCATCGAAAAGGCCGAGAAACCCGGTGAGTGGAACACCTATGAAATCATCGCCGAGGCTGAGCGCATCCGCATCCTGGTGAACGGGGTCCGCACGGTGGACTATACCGAACGTGCGCCGGACATCGCGCCCAAGGGCCTCATCGCGCTGCAGATCCATGGCAACTGCAAGGCGGAGATCGCCTTCCGCAACATCGTGATCGATGAAATGCCAGATGCGCTGGTGCCAGGGCAAAAGGAGATCCTCAACCGCTTTGGTGATCCTGATGCGGCACAGGCCCCTGCCCAGCCTTTCAAGGACGGCAAGTTTGCGGTCCAGCCGGGCGAGATCCTGGTGATGGCAGGCCAGACCAACCTAGTGCGCGAGCAGAAGTCCGGCGAGCTGGAGGCCGCCATGACACAAGGCCTGGCAGAGAAGGCCCTGCGCTTTCGCAGCATGGCCTGGGAGGGCGATACCGTGTATGAGCAGTGGCGCGACCTGAACTTCGGCGACTGGAAGGGCCAGCTTCAGGCGGTGGGCGCAGGCACTGTGATCGCCCAGTTTGGCCAGGTGGAGTCCTTTGACGGCAAGGCTCGGCTGGCGGAGTTCCAGTCGGCTTACCATCGTTTGTTAGACCAGTTCAGCGCCGTCACCCCCCGACTGATTCTCATCGGCCCGATGCCCTTTGAAAAGACCGACGCCCCTCACGCGCCGGACCTCACGCTGCGCAATGACGACGTGGCCCTCTATGCCAATGCGGTGCGGGACATCGCCAAACAGCGCGGGGCCATCTATGTGGATCTTTACACCCCGCTGTCTGAGCGCAACAGCAGCGCCCCACGGCTGACGGACAACGGCCTACACCTCAATGAAGAGGGCCTGAAGGTGGTGGCTAGACTGGTGGCCGGGCAACTGGGCATCTCCACCAGCGAGGCGGATGACCTGACAAAATTGAAGGCCGCCATCGTGGAAAAGAACCGCTTGTGGTTCGACTGCTGGCGTCCGGCGAACTGGTCCTTTGTGTATGGGGACCGGGTGACTCAGATGTTTGGCAAACCGGCCGAGGCGGCCCCTTCCCTGCGCGAAAGCTTTGAGAGCTACAAGCCACTGGTGGCGAAGATGGATGCGCGCATTGCCGCCATCGCCAAGGGCCAGCCGGAAAGTGAAGAAACCGCGATCCCTGAGCCGCCCAAGGCAGCCCCTGCCCCGGTGCTGACTCCCACCCAGCAGATGGCCGCATTCACCGTGGCCGAGGGTTATGAGATCAATCTGTTTGCCTCTGAGGCGCAGGACGTGGCGAAGCCCACCCAGTTCTCCTGGGATGAGCGCGGCAGGCTGTATGTGGCCTGTTCCCCCACCTACCCACACACGCTGCCTGGGGTGAAGCCCAGCGACTACATCCTGATCCTGGAAGACAGCGACGGCGATGGCCAAGCGGACAAGTCCACCCGCTTCGCCGAAGGTCTGACGATGGTGCAGGGTGTGGAGCCGGGCGATGGCGGCGTGTATGTGTGTGATTTCGACCAGATCCTGCACCTGAAGGACACAGACGGTGACGGCAAGGCCGACGTGAAGACTGTGCTCTATTCGGGCTTTGGCATTGGCGATACGCACCAGCTCGTGAACTCCATCTGCCACGGACCCGACGGCACGCTGTGGTTCACCCAGGGGCTGCATGCCTACTCGCGGGTGGAGACCTCGCACGGTCTGGCCGTGCTCGAAAAGGCAGGCGTCTGGCGCTACAACAAACGCACCGAGAAGATGGATGCGTTTTTCAACGGTGGCAAAGCCGGGCACAACTGCTGGGGAGTGGCCTTTGATGACTACAACCAAGTGTTTCACAAAAGCGGCGACCGCCCGGCGGGTTACTTCAGCACCCCCGGTCTCATCGCCATGAAAGACCCGGATGAGTATCACCCCACCGGCATGCTTTTTGACACCAGCCCGAAAACGAACTCCATCGAGATCATCGGCACCCGCGCGCTGCCGGATGACATCCAGGGCACGGCCCTCATCGGCGGTTACTTTGGCAGCGTGGTGGAGCTGCATCGTTTTGCCGATGCGGGATCCGGCTATCAGACAACGCAGTTGCCCAAGCTGGTGAAGTCCTCGGACCCCTCCTTCCGCCCGGTAGATGTGAGCGTGGGCCCCGATGGCGCGATGTACCTGTGCGACTGGTTCAATCCGGTGATCGGTCATTACCAGGCGAGCTATGCGGACCCGCGCCGCGACCGGGTGCATGGCCGCATCTGGCGCATCACGGCCAAAGGTCGCGCCCTGGTGAAACAACCGGCCTTGGCGGACATGAAGCCCGCGCAACTGCTGGAGCAACTGGCCTCCCCCGAACGCTGGACCCGTTACCAGGCCAAGCGCCTGCTGTTTGACGGCCTAACCAAAGATGTGATCCCTGCGGCGGAGGCCTTCGTGGCAAAGACCCAGGATGAGCACCAGCTCATGGAGGTTTGCGGCGTGTATGAGGCGCATCAGTCGCCCAACCCGGTGCTGCTGAAGCGGCTGCTGACAGCCAAGGATGCCCGCGTGCGCGCCTACGGTGCCCGTGTGGCCGGTGCCTGGGCAGACCACCTTCCCGATGCGCTGACGCTGCTGACACAGGCGGCGCGCGATGAGCACCCCCGCGTGCGCCTGGAGGCCGTGGTGGCCTGTGCCCGCATCCCGAAACCGGAGTCGGTGGAAGTAGCCACGCTGGTCCTGGAGAAGCCTACGGACAAGTTTCTGGACTATGCGCTGCGGCAGGCCGTGCGGGCGCTGCAGCCCGAGTGGCAGCCGGTGCTGGCCAAGCTGACTTTTCATGGGCAGGCAGCCCAGGCGGACTACGTGCGGAAGATCGCCCAAGCGGCACCGGTGGTGGCGCACCCTGGCAAGGCCGTCTATGACGCGCTGTGCCTGAACTGCCATCAGCCCGAAGGCAAGGGCCTGCCAGGAGTGTACCCGAGCATCGCAGGCACCGACTGGGTGAACGGCGATGCCGCACGGCTGATCAAGATCGTACTGCACGGCCTCAGCGGCCCGATTCATGTGGATGGCGCGGAGTTCAAACAGGTGGCTCCCCTGCCCATGCCGCCCATGGGCCTGGATGACCAGCAAATGGCCGATGTGCTGACCTACGTGCGCAGCCAGTTCGGCAACCAAGCCCCCGCCGTCACCCCCGATGAAGTGAAGAAGGTCCGCGCGGCCACCAGCGAACGCAGCGGCCTCTGGACAGAAGAAGAGCTGAAGTGA
- a CDS encoding OmpA family protein produces MKSNFASFCLLGLAALPLQAQVTVVPAPPVQAVPVEPVVEVVRPGIRVIDPVQAQRQLSVSPQVIVVPATPGSVTVTSPAPTLKTTKTTTVITTDGKPTRVYNSERSVVVVQEQGQSRELPYVTLPVLFVKETAELLDDQSRKALEQIAGVILAITKTEAGTLFDIEGHTSTDGTDTFNIELSAARAKRIYDELTLTYGVPPAALSAHGYGETFPMYPNGNEEQMQMDRRVLVVRTK; encoded by the coding sequence ATGAAATCCAACTTTGCTTCTTTCTGTTTGCTGGGCCTCGCCGCCCTCCCCCTTCAGGCCCAGGTCACCGTCGTGCCCGCTCCTCCGGTCCAGGCCGTCCCGGTCGAGCCTGTGGTGGAGGTCGTGCGCCCGGGAATCCGGGTGATTGATCCGGTGCAGGCGCAGCGCCAGCTTTCGGTCTCGCCCCAGGTCATTGTGGTGCCTGCCACGCCCGGCAGTGTGACGGTGACGTCCCCTGCACCGACGTTGAAGACGACCAAGACGACCACGGTCATCACCACGGATGGCAAACCGACCCGTGTTTACAATTCCGAGCGCAGCGTGGTGGTGGTGCAGGAGCAGGGCCAGAGCCGCGAACTGCCCTACGTGACCCTGCCGGTGTTGTTCGTGAAGGAGACCGCCGAGCTGCTGGATGACCAGTCGCGCAAGGCCCTGGAACAGATCGCCGGGGTGATCCTCGCCATCACCAAGACGGAGGCTGGCACGCTGTTCGACATCGAAGGGCACACCAGCACCGACGGCACGGACACGTTCAACATTGAGCTTTCCGCAGCCCGTGCCAAGCGCATCTACGATGAGTTGACACTGACCTATGGCGTGCCTCCTGCTGCGCTGAGCGCCCATGGTTATGGTGAAACCTTTCCCATGTATCCGAACGGCAACGAAGAGCAGATGCAGATGGACCGTCGCGTGCTGGTGGTCCGCACGAAGTAA